From the Osmerus eperlanus chromosome 21, fOsmEpe2.1, whole genome shotgun sequence genome, one window contains:
- the vps8 gene encoding vacuolar protein sorting-associated protein 8 homolog isoform X2 yields the protein MSESAESPDTRSLVSASSQLNLMEIDTIDDKEFDIPQVDTPPTLESILNEPEEEEEPFILEDTCLLNTENIDAHSCETSSLASSDSGDRTNLKRKRKTVELNATVHGSVLRHSILKGISAQIVSAADRVDAGLPTAIAVSGVIVVGTSHGLALVFDLNQALRLCLGSTATGAEYGAVSALSINHDCTRLLCGFAKGQITMWDLANGKLLRTITDAHPPGTAILHVKFTDDPTLAVCNDSGGSVFELAFRRVMGMRTCDSRCLFSGSKGEVCCVEPLHTPTDLRDHPITQYSLLAMASLTKILVIGLKPSLKVWMTFPYGKTDPTSVPQLAWQYVPIQKVVNPILAFCRGDTVHFLLVKKEESGTIHVIKQRQLHLNCDIISLSWMNSRTLVLLSSGEQLQVVDRPSLELLECLDLAEVQLVYNSSHFKSLATGGNVSQALALVGEKACYQSVCSYAGQIVYLGTKSAHIMTLRNWRERVDFLLKQERFLDALSLAWSFHEGTAKAVLGLFGDPAKRKGVVADKMVEVLLQFVERSLKKCPEQGKIQIMEQHFLDVVPVMVDYCLLLQRTDLLFEQVYGRLAENVVARGVFLESLEPYIVSERLGCVTAAVMRDLLNHYQDNSRMDSLESCLVHMDVTSLDIQQVVKMCWDNQLYDAMIYVFNSGMNDYINPMEKLFQVIGPPLKEGKVLTDEQVVMGNKLLVYISCCLAGRAYPLGDIPEDLVPQVKNQVFEFLIRLHSSEGPQEEEVYPYVRTLLHFDTREFLNVLALTFEDFQNDKQALEYQQRIVDILLKVMVENADFTPSQVGCLFTFLARQLAKPDNTLFVNRKLFDQVLEFLCSPDDDSRHTERQQVLLELLQVGGVVQFDETRLLGLAEKAEFYQICEFLYEQKHMYDKIIDCYLRDPLRKEEIFNYIHNLLSMPGYSPEERHCVWDNTLQHIQELVIIDPSKSADLVAGHFLEEIRPIISSLQEEHLVYQFLRCLLDPREGPHPQAVLRLEPDLHELLIGLLCRFNPRELTSFLQTSQDYRLEEAIQVTEQHQHHEATAYLLEKKGDAHGAFQVLLKTLKERLSSLTPGGEEEEGGGGEGEEPPLQRIEVALSDIIALSDRCSHNLNQQQREVLWFPLLEAMMSPQTLLKGPDTKNTSEALKELTMKVLNSMSSFISLPAIIQRILQDPVYGKGKLAEIQGLILGMLETFNYEQTLLETTTSLLNHDLHWSLSHLRAAVSRGLHPRHDHCNICLQQYKRRHDSPEEIIIFSCGHLYHCQCLQRKGSGLSGERLQGWSCYKCTSNQGGRGGDRVAMETGRGRTASLAQTRVTSTHSDAGDEAHGKKGLAETTLDPQQSQSWDQLRCLYRGPSRLAILSELSHCHGNEKAGLLNPVQPGTGSIFHSENFLLKLSPPPLVEE from the exons ATGTCTGAATCGGCTGAATCTCCAGACACTCGGAGTCTGGTCTCTGCGTCCTCCCAGCTCAATCTCATGGAGATAGACACG ATCGACGACAAAGAGTTCGACATTCCTCAAGTTGATACACCCCCCACTTTGGAGAGCATCCTTAACGAG ccggaggaagaggaggagcccttcATTCTGGAGGACACCTGTCTGCTCAACACCGAGAACATTGACGCCCACTCCTGCGAGACCTCCTCATTGGCCAGCTCTGACAGTGGAGACCGTACCAACCTCAAAAG gaagaggaagacagtgGAGTTGAACGCCACGGTGCACGGCTCGGTGCTCAGACACAGCATCCTAAAGGGCATCTCAGCTCAGATCGTCTCTGCCGCc GACCGAGTAGATGCTGGACTGCCGACGGCCATC gcgGTGTCAGGGGTCATCGTCGTGGGGACGTCTCATGGTCTGGCACTGGTGTTTG ATTTGAACCAGGCCCTGCGTTTGTGTCTGGGGAGCACGGCCACGGGGGCGGAGTATGGAGCAGTGTCCGCCCTCAGCATCAACCACGACTGTACGCGTCTGCTCTGCGGCTTTGCCAAGGGCCAG aTCACCATGTGGGACCTGGCCAATGGCAAGTTGCTGAGGACCATCACAGACGCCCACCCTCCTGGCACGGCTATCTTACACGTCAAG ttcACAGATGACCCCACCCTAGCAGTGTGTAACGACAGTGGGGGATCGGTGTTTGAGCTGGCCTTCAG gagagTGATGGGGATGCGTACCTGTGACTCTCGTTGTCTCTTCAGTGGCTCTAAGGGGGAGGTGTGCTGTGTGgagcccctccacacccccacagaCCTCAGAGACCACCCCATCACACAGTACTCTCTGCTGGCCATGGCCTCGCTCACCAAG ATCCTGGTGATTGGACTTAAGCCGTCTCTGAAAGTGTGGATGACTTTTCCCTATGGCAAG aCGGACCCCACCAGTGTTCCCCAGCTAGCCTGGCAGTACGTGCCCATCCAGAAGGTGGTTAACCCCATCCTGGCCTTCTGCAGAGGGGACACCGTCCACTTCCTGCTG GTGAAGAAAGAGGAGTCAGGGACCATCCATGTCATCAAACAGAGACAGCTGCACCTcaactgtgacatcatcagtctGAGC tGGATGAACTCCCGGACCCTGGTGCTGCTGAGCAGCGGGGAGCAGCTGCAGGTGGTGGACCGGCCCAGCCTGGAGCTGCTGGAGTGTCTGGACCTGGCAGAGGTGCAGCTGGTCTACAACAGCAGCCACTTTAAATCGCTGGCCACGGGGGGCAACGTCAGTCAGGCACTG gcccTAGTCGGAGAGAAGGCCTGCTACCAATCAGTGTGCAGCTATGCTGGACAGATAGTCTACCTGGGAACTaag TCTGCCCATATCATGACTCTGAGGAACTGGAGAGAG CGTGTGGACTTCCTGTTGAAGCAGGAGAGGTTCCTGgacgctctctctctggcctggtCCTTCCACGAGGGAACCGCCAAGGCTGTCCTGG GGCTGTTCGGAGACCCGGCCAAGAGAAAAGGAGTGGTGGCCGACAAG aTGGTGGAGGTTCTTCTCCAGTTCGTGGAGCGTTCGTTGAAGAAGTGTCCAGAGCAGGGCAAGATCCAGATTATGGAGCAACACTTCCTG GACGTGGTGCCTGTCATGGTGGATTACTGTCTCCTGCTGCAGAGAAC GGACCTGCTGTTCGAGCAGGTGTACGGGCGCCTGGCGGAGAACGTGGTGGCCCGGGGCGTGTTCCTGGAGAGCCTGGAGCCCTACATCGTCAGCGAGCGGCTGGGCTGCGTGACCGCCGCCGTCATGAGAGACCTGCTCAACCACTACCAGGACAACAGCAGGATGGACAGCCTGGAGAGCTGTCTGGTCCACATGGACGTCACCAGCCTGGACATCCAGCAG GTGGTGAAGATGTGCTGGGATAATCAGCTCTATGACGCCATGATCTACGTGTTCAACAGTGGGATGAACGACTACATTAACCCTATGGAG AAACTCTTTCAGGTGATTGGCCCACCACTGAAGGAAGGCAAGGTTCTCACGG ATGAACAAGTGGTGATGGGCAACAAGCTGTTGGTTTACATAAG CTGCTGTCTAGCAGGACGAGCGTATCCCCTGGGGGACATCCCAGAAGACCTGGTGCCCCAAGTCAAGAACCAG GTGTTTGAATTTCTCATCCGTCTTCACTCGTCGGAGGGCccacaggaagaggaggtgtaCCCCTACGTGCGCACGCTGCTCCATTTCGACACCCGCGAGTTCCTCAATGTCCTCGCGCTG ACCTTCGAGGACTTCCAGAATGACAAGCAGGCCCTGGAGTACCAGCAGAGGATAGTAGACATCCTGCTGAAG gtgatggtggagAACGCGGACTTCACCCCCTCTCAGGTGGGCTGTCTCTTCACCTTCCTGGCCCGCCAGCTCGCCAAGCCAGACAACACACTCTTCGTCAACAGGAAGCTGTTTGACCAG GTTCTGGAGTTTCTCTGCAGTCCTGATGatgactccagacacacagagagacagcag GTGCTGTTGGAGTTGCTGCAGGTTGGGGGCGTGGTCCAGTTTGACGAGACAAGGTTACTGGGCTTGGCGGAGAAGGCAGAGTT CTACCAGATCTGTGAGTTCCTGTATGAGCAGAAGCACATGTATGATAAGATCATAGACTGCTACCTAAGAGATCCTCTTAGAAAG gaggagataTTCAACTACATCCACAACCTGTTGTCCATGCCTGGGTACAGCCCAGAGGAGAGGCACTGTGTCTGGGACAACACACTACAGCACATCCAG GAGCTGGTGATCATTGATCCCAGTAAGTCAGCAGACCTGGTGGCTGGTCACTTCCTGGAAGAGATCCGGCCAATCATCAGCAGCCTACAG gaGGAACATCTGGTGTATCAGTTCCTTCGATGCCTTCTGGacccaag AGAAGGCCCTCATCCCCAGGCTGTCCTGAGGCTGGAGCCCGACCTCCACGAGCTCCTCATCGGGCTGCTGTGCCGCTTCAACCCCCGGGAGctcacctccttcctccagaCCTCCCAGGACTACCGTCTGGAGGAAGCCATACAG GTAACGGAGCAGCATCAGCACCACGAGGCCACAGCCTACCTGCTGGAGAAGAAGGGCGACGCCCACGGAGCATTCCAGGTCCTGCTCAAG ACCCTGAAAGAGAGGCTCAGCAGCCTCACCCCTGGgggcgaggaggaagagggggggggaggggagggggaggagccacccCTGCAGAGAATCGAGGTGGCCCTGAGTGACATCATCGCCTTGAGTGACCGCTGCTCCCACAACCTCAACCAGcaacagagagag GTGCTGTGGTTTCCTCTGCTAGAGGCCATGATGTCTCCACAGACACTCCTGAAGGGACCAGATACCAAGAACACCTCagaag CGTTGAAGGAGCTCACCATGAAGGTTCTGAACAGCATGAGCAGCTTCATCTCCCTGCCAGCCATCATCCAACGCATCCTCCAG gacccGGTGTATGGGAAAGGCAAGCTGGCTGAAATACAAGGCCTCATCCTGGGAATGCTGGAGACATTCAACTATGAACAg aCTCTGCTGGAGACCACCACCAGCCTGTTGAACCACGACCTCCACTGGTCCCTGTCGCACCTGCGTGCTGCTGTCAGCAGGGGGCTCCACCCCCGACACGACCACTGCAACATCTGCCTGCAGCAGTACAAGAGACGCCACGACTCCCCAGAGGAGATCATCATCttcag ctgtggcCACCTGTACCACTGCCAGTGCCTGCAGAGGAAGGGGAGTGGCCTGTCGGGAGAGAGGCTCCAGGGGTGGAGCTGCTACAAGTGCACGTCcaatcagggagggaggggcggggacaGGGTCGCCATGGAGACCGGGAGGGGTCGCACTGCTTCCTTGGCCCAG ACCAgagtcacatccacacacagcgaCGCAGGAGATGAGGCTCATGGGAaaaag GGTTTGGCAGAGACGACCCTGGACCCCCAACAGAGCCAGTCGTGGGACCAGCTCCGCTGCCTCTACAGAGGCCCCTCCAGg CTGGCCATCCTCTCGGAGCTCTCTCACTGCCACGGCAATGAGAAGGCGGGGCTGCTGAACCCCGTCCAGCCAGGAACAGGAAGCATCTTCCACAGCGAGAACTTCCTGCTCAAGCTGTCCCCTCCGCCATTGGTCGAGGAGTAG